GTGTTTTAGTACTTCTTATTTTTACAATATCCATTACTCGTTCTCTACGGCCAGTGTAAGGATTTTCACGCTTCATAAGTTTTATAGCACCGTAAACAGAGAATAATGCAAGTTCGTTAAATTCGTGGGATGTTGCACTATCTAATATTATAAGGGCCGTAATGTTTCTATGTTTTAATTCGTATACCAGTAGATCAAATCGATCTCTAAATTCATATGGTGTTAATTTAGCTGTGTAACTTCCAAGATTATCAATTACAACAACATCTGTGTCTTCAGGTATGTTCTGCAGGATTTTTGCAAAATTTCCTTTCATTGTGTCGATATCTATACTCATTTCAGCCTCAGTTACTCTTGCTCTGACTCCAGCTAGTTCTATGAAGCTTAAAATGCCGTTATCAAGAAATTCATCTAAATTCCAGTTAAAAGAATTACCCTGTTCTTTAAGATCGCCGGCATCTTCTTCAGTAGTTATGTATATAGTTTTAAGTCCTTCAATACAGCTATTTTTTGCAAAATGAAGTCCAAAAATAGTTTTACCAGAACCTGCATCTCCCGTAACGAGCATGGTTCTACCTGCGGGAAATCCATCCGTTATTTCATCGAATACAGATATACCAGTTTTTATTCTTTCCAATCTCCCATCTCCTTTAGCTTATTATGCAATGAATTTAACCATATATAATGATTTGATGTTAAATTAATCTTGTTCTTGGGATAAGATAAACTGAAAGCCACAATTGGAGGCGCCATCAGCTTTACAAGTCATCTGTTCAACATGTCCTTTAATACCAGTCCATGTAAAGCTGCGTATAACTATTACTCTACATATAAGGCAGAACATAGGACTATATTCAGCTGTTTGTTCCCATGGGCAATTTAAGAATGTAAGACCATTATATTCCCCACAAGATTGTTCTGCATCAATCCCAATATTTGATAAAAACCCTTTTATCCATTCTATATAACAGTTAAAAGTATTGTCCATATTCCTTTCTTTTCCATTAAAGCATTTTTCTATGCTTTCAAGGAATCTTGGCTTCATATTTGTCTCAAAACGGTCCGCAAAGCTTTTTGCAATAGTATTCCTAATTTGGGGAGGAATATTGGATGCAAATACAGGCATTGCACTTAAAAGAAATCCAAAAAGTTCACTTCTGGCTTTTTCCTTTAATAACTGTTCT
This portion of the Methanobacterium sp. genome encodes:
- a CDS encoding recombinase, which gives rise to MERIKTGISVFDEITDGFPAGRTMLVTGDAGSGKTIFGLHFAKNSCIEGLKTIYITTEEDAGDLKEQGNSFNWNLDEFLDNGILSFIELAGVRARVTEAEMSIDIDTMKGNFAKILQNIPEDTDVVVIDNLGSYTAKLTPYEFRDRFDLLVYELKHRNITALIILDSATSHEFNELALFSVYGAIKLMKRENPYTGRRERVMDIVKIRSTKTPTQFITYEINNNGIEILSSSEENKIL